One Hevea brasiliensis isolate MT/VB/25A 57/8 chromosome 5, ASM3005281v1, whole genome shotgun sequence genomic region harbors:
- the LOC110655360 gene encoding cytochrome c biogenesis CcmF C-terminal-like mitochondrial protein has product MVQLHNFFFFITSMVVPRGTAAPVLLKWFVSRDVPIGAPSSNGTINPIPISSFPLLVYLHSRKFIRSMDGAKSGVLVRASRPILLPDIIGRSSPETRARNALFRFVPLLHFLLLESKGDFSYLESFCGVLCLLFFRTFFSLPRDRSAKRERARRRKRQTLRPNGNEQRRNDKMRFSSFLHLERRVEGFGPVAFPVPPSSGGACVWGVPPEIGREVLALPTSRQLMAVGHDYYQKAPMKMNISHGGVCICMLGVLLSCDPAAYVRPVAHASYLFRAGGVNSDSIRVFNPAAEMLS; this is encoded by the coding sequence ATGGTCCAACTAcataactttttctttttcattactTCCATGGTCGTGCCTCGTGGCACGGCAGCACCCGTACTATTGAAATGGTTTGTCAGTAGAGATGTTCCCATAGGTGCCCCTTCTTCCAATGGTACTATAAATCCTATTCCTATATCTTCATTCCCTCTTTTGGTCTATCTACATTCCAGGAAATTCATACGCTCCATGGACGGAGCAAAAAGTGGAGTCTTGGTCAGAGCAAGCCGCCCTATTCTATTACCAGACATAATTGGGAGAAGCTCACCCGAAACTAGAGCTAGAAACGCCTTATTTCGTTTCGTTCCCCTTCTTCATTTCCTTCTTCTCGAATCCAAGGGGGACTTCTCATATTTAGAATCTTTCTGCGGTGTGCTCTGTTTACTATTCTTTCGTACTTTCTTCTCTTTACCACGCGATAGGTCAGCGAAGCGTGAGCGGGCGCGGAGAAGGAAACGCCAAACACTTCGGCCTAACGGGAATGAGCAACGACGAAATGACAAGATGAGGTTTTCTTCTTTCCTCCATTTAGAAAGAAGGGTCGAAGGTTTTGGGCCTGTAGCTTTCCCCGTCCCCCCTTCGTCGGGCGGTGCTTGTGTGTGGGGTGTGCCACCAGAAATCGGGCGTGAAGTTCTCGCCTTACCAACGAGCCGACAGCTGATGGCTGTTGGTCACGACTACTACCAAAAAGCTCCAATGAAGATGAATATTTCACATGGAGGAGTGTGCATCTGTATGTTGGGTGTTCTTCTGTCGTGCGACCCGGCGGCTTATGTGCGACCTGTGGCCCACGCCTCCTATTTGTTCAGGGCGGGCGGCGTGAACTCTGATTCGATCCGGGTATTCAATCCCGCCGCTGAGATGCTCAGTTGA
- the LOC131180021 gene encoding cytochrome c biogenesis CcmF C-terminal-like mitochondrial protein: MRQKLVSRTVRRPSPTPAVMVRLRSTNTKKIQFTQRLPLGSELHMGKERCCLRGLDHLHGPTSHSICGNLMIYKPSLTNDRLMFEHDESLRADLLLINFPASYENGKLEHFLHRWMKNREHNNFWLTMFPEKRYFRETTSTTEVAIHTNLFTDLYASIGTGSSRTGGWYTTIMKLPFIFFIRIGFMLASLGGSRSLLRQLQKDKLRWHRESSVEFIIA, translated from the coding sequence ATGAGGCAGAAACTCGTCTCACGTACGGTTCGGAGGCCGAGCCCCACCCCAGCAGTAATGGTGCGGCTTAGGTCAACTAACACAAAGAAGATACAGTTCACTCAACGATTGCCTTTGGGTTCCGAACTCCATATGGGGAAGGAGCGTTGTTGTTTGCGAGGTCTCGATCATTTACATGGACCCACTTCTCATTCCATTTGTGGGAATTTGATGATCTATAAACCGTCCCTAACGAACGATCGGCTCATGTTTGAGCATGATGAATCACTTCGTGCCGACCTGTTGCTAATAAACTTTCCGGCCTCATATGAGAATGGAAAACTGGAGCATTTTCTGCATCGGTGGATGAAGAATCGCGAACATAATAATTTCTGGTTGACCATGTTCCCAGAAAAAAGATACTTTCGAGAAACGACGAGCACGACTGAAGTGGCTATACATACAAATCTATTTACGGATCTATATGCTTCGATTGGAACTGGAAGTTCCAGAACAGGCGGCTGGTATACCACCATAATGAAActgccttttattttttttattcggATAGGATTTATGTTGGCTTCGTTAGGAGGCTCGCGTAGTTTGTTACGTCAGCTCCAAAAGGATAAGTTGCGTTGGCATCGAGAAAGTTCCGTGGAGTTTATAATTGCATAA
- the LOC131180024 gene encoding uncharacterized protein LOC131180024, which translates to MTSIYLNRSFPRANSSFSLFRGNALQSSVLRLRGKMFLLDAGLGTPIICMQDELTGVPKNRATRFENKVGSLGKSMIKERAAARLKKKDVAWYFKNKVTACFFKNKVAGESMIKEHILERFFIDLVAGESMIKERAAARFNDLVGSTDVVAGEPLLLPRRFIQIRAWMELIKIWRTNKKVKGFYIKKIKGGYSVAIAGFITFLPFRPLKRKGTWKKESRRRWRKIMERRRQMEMQRRALLNGRFNIERYDPKWMNIVVSLPAEDQRRT; encoded by the coding sequence ATGACGAGCATCTATTTGAATCGATCATTTCCAAGAGCTAATTCCAGTTTTTCCTTATTCCGAGGTAACGCCTTACAATCTTCAGTCTTACGCTTAAGGGGTAAAATGTTCTTGTTGGATGCAGGACTTGGGACCCCCATCATTTGTATGCAAGATGAGCTTACAGGAGTGCCAAAAAACCGAGCCACCAGGTTTGAGAATAAAGTGGGTTCCCTGGGTAAATCAATGATCAAAGAGCGAGCAGCCGCCAGGTTGAAGAAAAAGGATGTCGCCTGGTATTTTAAGAATAAAGTGACCGCCTGCTTTTTTAAGAATAAAGTGGCCGGTGAATCAATGATCAAAGAGCATATTTTGGAGAGATTCTTCATCGATCTAGTGGCCGGTGAATCAATGATCAAAGAGCGAGCAGCCGCCAGGTTTAATGATTTGGTGGGATCCACAGATGTAGTGGCTGGTGAACCGCTTCTTCTTCCACGAAGATTCATACAAATCCGAGCTTGGATGGAACTGATAAAGATTTGGCGAACGAATAAAAAGGTCAAAGGCTTTTATATTAAGAAAATCAAGGGAGGTTATTCAGTAGCCATCGCAGGTTTCATTACTTTTCTTCCATTCCGTCCTCTCAAAAGGAAAGGAACATGGAAAAAGGAATCGCGAAGGCGATGGCGAAAGATAATGGAAAGGCGAAGGCAAATGGAAATGCAAAGGCGAGCGCTATTGAATGGTCGATTCAACATCGAGCGCTATGATCCCAAATGGATGAATATTGTGGTGTCGCTACCAGCGGAAGATCAAAGAAGAACTTGA